One segment of Streptomyces sp. NBC_01463 DNA contains the following:
- a CDS encoding NlpC/P60 family protein: MASHRRPKPPSRTRVTVLTATAAAAVALTSQAAHADPKPTKSEVKAKVDKLYHEAEKATEQYSGAKEKQDKLQKQIDAIQDKVARGQQDLNSLRAGLGSLAAAQYRSGGIDPSVQLFLASDPDSFLDQASALDQLTAKQAESLSKIQEKQRSLAQERKEAQDKLSDLAKVRKTLGEKKKQEQSKLAEARKVLNTLTAAEQAQMREDDLRASRAAGDRAGLASGSGGSGGSSASTPDLGKEVPASALGAAALHAAQTRIGKPYVPRATGPNSFDCSGLTQWAYAQAGVQITRTTYTQINQGTRIARSQLKPGDLVFFNGNSHVGLYAGGNTVLHAPYPGAYVRYESMNTIGSFLAAVRI; the protein is encoded by the coding sequence GTGGCGTCCCACCGTCGTCCCAAACCGCCGAGCCGCACCCGCGTGACCGTGCTCACCGCGACCGCCGCCGCAGCCGTGGCCCTGACCTCCCAGGCCGCACACGCCGACCCCAAGCCGACCAAGAGCGAGGTCAAGGCGAAGGTCGACAAGCTCTACCACGAGGCGGAGAAGGCCACCGAGCAGTACAGCGGGGCCAAGGAGAAGCAGGACAAGCTCCAGAAGCAGATCGACGCGATCCAGGACAAGGTCGCCCGCGGTCAGCAGGATCTCAACTCGCTCCGCGCCGGCCTCGGTTCTCTCGCCGCCGCGCAGTACCGCTCCGGAGGCATCGACCCCTCCGTGCAGCTCTTCCTCGCGTCGGACCCGGACAGCTTCCTCGACCAGGCCTCCGCACTCGACCAGTTGACCGCCAAACAGGCCGAGTCGCTGTCGAAGATCCAGGAGAAGCAGCGGTCCCTCGCGCAGGAGCGCAAGGAGGCGCAGGACAAGCTGAGCGACCTCGCGAAGGTCCGCAAGACGCTCGGCGAGAAGAAGAAGCAGGAACAGAGCAAGCTCGCCGAGGCGCGCAAGGTGCTCAACACCCTCACCGCCGCCGAGCAGGCGCAGATGCGCGAGGACGACCTCCGCGCCAGCCGCGCCGCCGGTGACCGCGCCGGGCTCGCGAGCGGGTCCGGCGGATCCGGCGGATCCAGCGCCTCGACTCCCGACCTGGGCAAGGAGGTCCCCGCCTCCGCACTCGGCGCGGCCGCCCTCCATGCCGCCCAGACCCGGATCGGCAAGCCGTACGTCCCCCGGGCGACCGGTCCCAACTCGTTCGACTGCTCGGGCCTGACGCAGTGGGCCTACGCCCAGGCCGGGGTCCAGATCACCCGCACCACGTACACCCAGATCAACCAGGGCACCCGGATCGCGCGCAGCCAGCTGAAGCCGGGCGACCTGGTCTTCTTCAACGGCAATTCGCACGTGGGCCTCTACGCGGGCGGCAACACCGTGCTGCACGCGCCGTATCCGGGTGCCTACGTGCGCTACGAGTCGATGAACACCATCGGCAGCTTCCTGGCCGCGGTCCGCATCTGA